From one Gossypium hirsutum isolate 1008001.06 chromosome D08, Gossypium_hirsutum_v2.1, whole genome shotgun sequence genomic stretch:
- the LOC121220339 gene encoding uncharacterized protein — MAEQQQVKPLVPAAFRDEEEALSTQLNLRKRRYVQCCGCISALSLILAVVVLVLFFTLFRIHDPKIKINSVTIQRLELINGSLRNDVNVTLLANVSVTNPNVATFKFSNSTTLIYYGGRVIGEAIHLQGQAKARRTLLRNVTVELDPEKIEAVPSFRSDLNSGAFSISSYSTISGRVKILKIVKKRVVVRLNCTTTYRISGRQFVGESCRPELDF, encoded by the coding sequence ATGGCCGAGCAGCAGCAAGTCAAGCCCTTAGTCCCGGCAGCCTTCAGAGACGAGGAAGAAGCCTTGTCTACGCAATTGAATCTGAGAAAGAGAAGATATGTGCAGTGCTGCGGTTGCATCTCCGCGCTTTCCTTAATCCTAGCGGTTGTAGTTCTCGTGCTGTTTTTCACTCTTTTTCGCATACACGATCCCAAGATCAAGATCAACTCTGTAACCATCCAGCGCCTGGAGCTTATAAACGGGAGTCTCAGGAATGATGTGAATGTTACACTTTTAGCCAATGTTTCAGTGACGAACCCCAATGTGGCAACCTTCAAATTCAGTAACAGCACAACGCTGATTTACTATGGTGGGAGGGTGATCGGTGAGGCCATCCATCTCCAAGGGCAGGCCAAGGCACGGCGTACACTGCTGAGGAATGTGACGGTGGAATTAGATCCTGAGAAAATTGAGGCCGTTCCAAGCTTTAGGAGCGATCTTAATTCAGGGGCGTTCAGCATAAGCAGTTACAGTACAATTTCGGGTCGagttaaaatacttaaaattgtAAAGAAACGCGTTGTGGTTAGATTAAATTGTACCACGACTTATAGAATCTCGGGAAGACAGTTCGTCGGAGAAAGTTGCAGGCCTGAACTAGATTTCTAG